From one Vibrio palustris genomic stretch:
- a CDS encoding TIM-barrel domain-containing protein produces MKTLKQWQWLSNKENEVILSCDNQHTLHIFILERDIFRVLIKKNQSLRLNRTWTIAPHQADIAWQGRDRMSCDGFSLPEYQVTQHSDALEITTDQLKLTITQPLQMQWATKVGNEWQTIAQDRKTGAYQLSPQRDDVAHFMQRAPSDDYYGLGEKTGDLNRKNRRFEMRNLDAMGYNAQTTDPLYKHIPFYITRTESGVSYGLFYDNLASCWFDLGNELDNYHAPYRSYRAEDGDLDFYFMLGPSVLEVTQAFTAMTGGTLFGPKWSLGYSGSTMRYTDEPNAQQLLEGFVDQCHDHQLPCDSFQLSSGYTSIEDKRYVFHWNTSKVPDPQAMSAYFHTHNMKLAANIKPCLLHNHPLYQEAKAQQLFIQDSQYDTPEISVFWDDEGSHLDFTNPNTIQWWKDNVTTQLLQNGINSTWNDNNEYEIWDRDARCDGFGDPIAIRLIRPLQPLLMMKASYEAQTAFAPDLRPYLISRSGCPGMNRYVQTWSGDNRTNWNSLRYNIKMGIGMSLSGLYNVGHDVGGFSGDKPDPELFVRWVQNGIMHPRFTIHSWNDDGTVNEPWMYPQVSDIIRSTIQQRYQLMPYLYTLLWKAHHANQPMLRPTFLDHEHDERTREESDDFLLGENLLVASVVYPGQREREVYLPNNHLGWYDFYTHQWFSAGQTITRPAPLEQLPLLVKAGSILAMNPDTSVMNTQDDHQRTLWIFPAKGQHSFSDTLFDDDGESTRYLDGHHCTLHVTVHSFADRIEVTLHAEGTYQPSYPFIDIQLAQQEQRYLVVNQQTEHRQSLRYSLRGDL; encoded by the coding sequence ATGAAAACGTTAAAACAATGGCAATGGCTCAGTAATAAAGAGAATGAAGTCATACTAAGCTGCGATAATCAGCACACGCTGCATATCTTTATACTAGAGCGCGACATTTTTCGCGTGCTCATCAAAAAAAACCAATCGCTGCGCCTGAATCGAACTTGGACCATTGCTCCTCATCAAGCCGATATTGCTTGGCAAGGCCGCGATCGCATGTCCTGCGATGGGTTTAGCTTGCCTGAGTACCAAGTGACTCAACATAGCGATGCCTTGGAAATCACCACCGATCAGCTCAAACTGACCATTACGCAGCCACTGCAAATGCAGTGGGCGACGAAAGTCGGCAACGAGTGGCAAACCATCGCTCAGGATCGTAAAACTGGCGCCTATCAGCTTTCTCCCCAGCGCGACGACGTTGCCCACTTTATGCAGCGTGCTCCCAGTGATGACTACTACGGCTTAGGAGAGAAAACCGGCGATCTCAATCGGAAAAACCGCCGCTTTGAAATGCGAAATCTCGATGCGATGGGCTATAACGCGCAAACCACTGATCCGCTGTATAAACACATTCCGTTTTATATCACTCGCACCGAATCTGGGGTAAGTTATGGCTTATTTTATGACAATCTAGCCTCATGTTGGTTTGACCTAGGTAACGAGCTCGATAACTATCATGCGCCTTATCGCAGTTATCGCGCTGAAGATGGGGATTTGGATTTCTACTTCATGCTTGGGCCCAGCGTCTTAGAAGTGACGCAAGCCTTCACCGCAATGACGGGCGGCACGTTATTTGGCCCGAAATGGAGTCTAGGTTATAGCGGTTCGACAATGCGCTATACCGATGAGCCCAATGCCCAACAACTGCTTGAGGGGTTTGTTGATCAGTGCCATGACCACCAGCTGCCTTGTGATTCCTTCCAATTGTCTTCCGGATATACATCTATCGAAGACAAGCGCTATGTCTTTCATTGGAACACCAGCAAAGTTCCGGATCCGCAAGCGATGTCGGCCTACTTTCATACTCACAATATGAAACTCGCGGCCAACATAAAACCGTGTTTGCTGCATAACCACCCGCTATACCAAGAAGCCAAAGCGCAGCAATTATTTATTCAAGACTCCCAATACGACACACCAGAAATCTCCGTATTTTGGGATGACGAAGGCTCGCATCTCGATTTTACCAATCCCAACACCATTCAATGGTGGAAAGATAACGTCACGACCCAGTTATTGCAAAACGGCATTAATTCGACATGGAATGACAACAACGAATACGAAATCTGGGATCGCGATGCACGCTGCGATGGATTTGGCGACCCGATTGCGATTCGCTTAATTCGCCCACTGCAACCCTTGTTGATGATGAAAGCCTCTTATGAAGCGCAAACCGCCTTCGCCCCTGATCTGCGGCCTTATTTAATTTCGCGTTCTGGATGTCCGGGCATGAACCGTTACGTACAAACATGGAGTGGCGATAACCGTACCAATTGGAACAGCTTGCGTTACAACATCAAAATGGGCATTGGGATGAGCTTGTCAGGCTTATATAACGTCGGCCACGATGTGGGTGGATTTTCAGGCGATAAACCCGATCCTGAATTATTTGTCCGTTGGGTGCAAAACGGCATCATGCATCCGCGCTTTACCATTCATTCTTGGAATGATGATGGTACAGTCAACGAGCCGTGGATGTACCCGCAGGTGAGCGACATTATTCGCAGCACTATACAGCAGCGCTACCAACTAATGCCGTATCTCTACACCTTGCTTTGGAAAGCCCATCATGCCAATCAACCAATGCTGCGCCCGACCTTTCTCGATCACGAACACGATGAGCGTACCCGAGAAGAAAGCGATGATTTTCTCTTAGGAGAAAACTTACTGGTCGCCTCCGTGGTGTACCCAGGTCAACGCGAGCGAGAAGTCTATCTTCCCAACAATCACTTAGGTTGGTATGACTTTTATACCCATCAGTGGTTTAGCGCCGGGCAAACTATTACGCGCCCAGCGCCACTCGAACAACTACCACTATTGGTTAAAGCAGGCTCCATCCTCGCAATGAATCCTGATACGAGCGTGATGAATACGCAAGACGATCATCAACGTACGCTATGGATTTTTCCAGCCAAAGGCCAACACAGCTTTAGTGATACACTTTTTGATGATGACGGCGAATCGACACGCTATCTCGATGGGCATCACTGCACGTTGCATGTGACGGTGCACTCATTCGCCGATCGTATCGAAGTAACACTGCACGCTGAAGGGACGTATCAACCAAGTTATCCATTCATCGATATTCAGCTCGCCCAGCAGGAACAACGCTACCTCGTTGTTAATCAGCAAACCGAGCACCGCCAATCGCTACGTTACTC